GGGAAAGGTCAGGTACTAGGACAATGAGGTCACTGGAGGATCCCCTGGGACCCAAAGTCTGGGAGAGGGTAGAGGAGGCCGCCAGGCTGTCTCCTGACTTCTCCAACCCCTGGTATGCTTGAGGAGgccggaagggggggggggagggttgctGGAGTGTAAATGGGGTCAAAGGCACAGAAACATGGCCCCTCCCGTGCCAGGTAGGGGGGGCAAGTGAGGATTCATGGTGAAGGGAACTTAGATTTTTAGAGATGGGACAGAAGCCACATCCTCTCCTGATGACCAACTCTGGGGAATGGGGGTGGGATGGTTCCAGCCCATTGTGTCTATGTTGAGGCTCTGGGTGCCTGCCAAGCTGCACCTCTCATCTCTGAGTGATGCCTTCGGCCCATGAAGAGCTCACATGAGGACCAAGCACCAGGCAGGGAGTATGCACACATAGAGTGAAGGATGGGCATTGTGAAAGGGTGGGGCCCAGAGTCCCAGGAGGACAGCGCTGGGGCTTACACTGCCCATGCCTACCTCTTAGAAAACCAAGGGGGGAACTTATCAGTTTCCTGAGGCCTAAAGATAGTACTTTCTGTTCCTACTAGATCAGAATAAGAGAGAATTAAAGCAGGTTATAGCAGGAGGGCCTGAGGTTAGACACAGGAAAGACTTACCAACTCTAACAAAGGTGAcagtggaatggaatggaataacGTCTCCTTTGGAAACCATGAAGGGAAGAGGAGATTGTCTGTGTTCTGGGAACTGGCAGAGGGACCCATCTGTCTAGAGCAGGGGCAAGATCTGGATGATCTCTGCTGGGTCCCGTGAACTCAGACAAGCTTGGGCTGCTTCTCTCTGAGTGAGTGCTTTGGGGGTAGTGTCTCTATGCTCTAACTCAGAAAACATTCTTTCATCCAACCTGTCCAAATAATGGTAGTAGCTGACAGTTTTCTACATAAGACATTGATCATCTCAAACACTCTCATAACAACCCTGTGAGAGAGCTGCTGATGTCATcatctcattttagagatgagagaacaGAGGCACAGATAAGCTAAGTGACAGGTCCAGTGTAACAACAGCTGCTAAGGGTTAAAGCTGGATTTTGGTCCTGGGTAATCTGGCTGCAGAGTGCAAGTTCGTGTCATACTTTCTCTTGCTGCAAATGGTAACATTGATATCCCAAAATATCACCCCACCTTATGTATCCTTTCCCCATCCCACCGCACACAGCCTTGGCCTGAGACCTTTGCCATGGATGGAACTGGTCTGACAGGTCCCCATGCAGCTGTCTGGCTCTGTGTCTGTCCTGCCATTGGGTCTCTGACACTCAGCCACAGGGAGGCAGGGTGGGGCAGGCCAAGGAGGTGGTTTCTCGGGAGCTAGCTAGCAACTCCTCCTCTACCTGAGTCCTTCCCGTGGAGAAGCGAAAGGAGGCAGTGAGTGAGGACCTTCACCTTGACCCATACCAGCTACTTCTTTCCCACTGAGAGCTCCTGAGCTGTCACTCAGGGGCATCAGATCAGGGACAGGGACAGTCGAGCTACATTTCTTGCAGTATCCAGATAAGAGGTGACCATCATGAAGTAAAAATTAATCAAGTTACTTAACATTTACTAAGCAGTTACTACAAGCCAGTCACTGCCAAGTGCTTTCTATTATtgactcatttgatcctcacaatagCTCTATGGGATGGGGACTTTTGTGCAGgtgagaaactgaagcacagagaggttaataagcagtccaaggtcacacaaccagCTGGTGGTGGGAGAACCTGGATGTGAACCCAGGCATCCAGCTCCAGAGCTCACACACTGACCACTGCCCTCGAATAGTCCCCTCACCCCAACATGTTAGTGCCCAGAGGGACTATGATAACAAACCTATTGAACTGTGTTTTACCCAGTGTTCTCCGAGCTTACTTGCCCATGGAACATTCATTCCTAAGGGcagaacacctttttttttttttttttttttttttttacagggacagagagagagtcagagagagggataaatagggacagacaggaacggagagagatgcgaagcattagtcatcagtttctcgttgcaacaccttagttgttcattgattgctttctcatatgtgccttgaccgcgggccctcagcagaccgagtaaccccttgctcgagccagcgaccttgggtccaagctggtgagctttttttttgctcaagccagatgagctcttactcaagctggcgacctcggagtctcgaacctgggtcttccgcatcccagtccgatgctctatccactgcaccaccacctggtcaggcagaacaccTTTACTATCTCAGCTTCCATGGCACAGTGGGGGTAGCAAGGGGTAGGTGCCATGGAGGCAGGGCACCGTGGCTGAGAACACGGGCTTTGGTATCAGACGGGCTCAGTGTGAATCCTGGTGCTCATGTTTACCTCCTCTCAGGGCAGGTTACATAATCTCTgagcctccttctctctcctgtgaAATGGGAGACAAGCACCTGCTTTCAGGGCCGGCCTTGGTAGCAGTTACTCAGTAGGATCTTCCATCTCTAAACAGTGTGTGACTCTGGGTAAATGACTTCATCTCTCTGGGCACCTGCTTTCCTTGGCAAAACGAGAGGGGTGCCTTTAGGTCCCCTCCTTAGCTCTGCTGGGCCAGATCCCCAAGCCCCTGACCCCTGCGCTCATCCCCTGGGGCAAGACAGGAAATGGCTTAAGCAATGCCCCTGGATCTGGGACCTGGGTGGTGACCAGACTGGCCACATGACTTGGCACCTCCCCTCCTGATGTGTCCTCCGGGATCAGAATAATACCAGGAAGAGAGCGTGTGCTGGAGCCTGGGTCATGGGCACCAAAGGGAGTTGGGGCAGGGACTAAGGCCACCTGGGCATTTGACATGAACAACAACAAGTCATTAGCACTGGGCACTGTTTGTTCCAACACCGGGGGCTGGCTGGGTAGCAttcctgcccttcctcctcccccggcccctcctcctcctccttaccctcctcctcctccttatttCCTGTTGCCAAGTCTCCAGGGCTCTGTGTCTGGCACCAGTCTGGGCCCTGTGACCTGGGCAGGGATACCCTTGGGACACCTAGTGACTTCCGTCCAGTGCTGGGCCAAGCGCCTACACAGGACAGACCTCAGGCCTCTGCCTGGCACATGGCGGAAGATGCAGGACGAGAACCAGGGGAGGGGCTCTTGCCCAGCCTGCTTGTACCAGGTCCTTAGCCAGGCCATTTTCAGGGgccagagtgcatgtgggaaagcaggagagagtgctggtgagaagaagggggtgggggaggggcaggtgtgGTGGGTGGAATGACACCAAGAATGTGAGCACTTCTGGTAAGAACTTGAGTTTATCCATGTTTGTCCGCTATTTGAAGTATGTATGACTGAATTACCCGAGCACTTCACTTCAAGAGTTTTGTTTCTTCATAAATCAAAGAGGACAGATAATACCTGCCCTGCCTAGCTCACATCTGATCCTGTTTAATATAAGATCAGAGGGAATCGCAGAGGTGATCATGGTTTGTAAAGAACTCTGCCTGTGGGAGGGCTCTTACAGGGTAGGGCATCCTGTCCCGAGATGTCCACAGATTCCAGTTCTCAGGTGGTAGGAGAAAAGGGTTGGGAGAGGTTTTCGTGGTCAACATCCCAGGGGCATGTAGGCTGGGTGGCTTGACTGCCACAAAAGGTAGGAGACCTTGTTAGCCAGTGTTTCTACATAAAGCCCAATTCCGGAGCCAGTGCTGGAGCCAGTCCCATGTGCTGCCAAGCCCCCCTCACTCACACAGGGGGATGGGCGGCAGCGGCATCTCAGGGAGCAGAGGGCTTCCGAGCAAGCAGCCTCTCTCTGTGTCACGGGCAAGTAGCAATAGCTAACGCGTACATACAATTACATGCCAGGCAGTGCTTTGAACATTCTCTATATATTGACTCACGTAATCCTTCCGAAAGCCCGCACTGGTATTATGagtattttatattatagatGTTACAGACCCGGACACTGAAGCAGGGACGGGTTAATTCGTATTCAGAGTCACTTTGCTGGTAAATAGAGGAGCAGGGATCTGAATCCAGGAATCCGGCTCCAAGGTTTGTGTTAACCACCAGGCCGCACCGAGGCCCCACAGGAGGTTTACCCACTGTCCTGTGGTTGGGGACAGACCCTGGCTCTGGGGTCAGGCCTGGTGACTCTAGCCCAAGAGCAAGTGTTCCAGGCCTCCCAAGCCACTTTCTTCCTGGCCCTGCTTGGGTCTTCTGATCTCGTGTCCTCACGCCCTTCCGGGCGCGTGGTACCTGGAAGCGGGGGCACACCTGGGCCCTGAACAAGCAGCCGGCCTTGTGGGGTGCTCAGCTGTGGGGATGATGTGCTTTGGTGCCTGGGGACAGGGTAGCTGGTGGGGAAAAGGGGATGCCAGGCACATCGGGTGCTCTGTGTTTGTTTACAGTTGTCGTCCCTGAAAACAGGGTAGTCCTGAACCCTATGTATACTATTTTTTCCCTATACATCcctaccttttcacttaaaggaagcactttactgCTTGTCTTTGGCAGACCCGAAACTCTAGCATTACTACCATTGGTGTGCGCTGCGGCCTCATTCATTAAAATAAGGGTCACTTGAACACAAGCTCTGGGACACCACAACAGTGGGTCTGCTGACCcaaatggctactaagtgactaatggtgGGTAGTTTATTCAGTGTGGATACGCTGGACAAAAGGATGATTCACATCTCAGGGGGACAGCAATAAGATTTACTTAGAATGGGGCACAATTTAAAATGTGCGAATtacttatttctggaattttccatttggaCCACAGCTGAGTGTGAGTGAAACCCCGGAAAGCAAAATATCAAGACTActgtatctgttgaatgaatagcTAGATGGATGCGTTTGGAGTCGGGTGCTGGGTGAGGAGtaggggagtgggggaagggtgggtcCAGGAGCTGGGCCTGGAGGCCTGGCGCCAATGTGCACTCTTCCCATTGCTCTCAGACGCCACTCACCAGCAGCGAGGAGTCCCTGGATTTCAGTGTGAGCCTGGAGCAGGTACAAGTCCGAGGGTGGAGCTGGGAGGGGCAGCGGGACTGGGGCCTCTGGTCTGAGCCAGCTGTTTGACTCCCCTCCTAGGCGTCCACAGAACGAGTGCTTAGAGCTGGGAAGCAGCTGCATCGACATCTCCTGGCCACCTGCCCGAACCTCATCCGAGACAGAAAGTACCACCTTAGGCTCTATCGGTGAGTGGAGGTCTTGCCTGCctcctctgttttctcttcctgtcATTCTGTTCCAGGCATCTAGGCCTGGGTAGGTGCCCTTTGGATGGAGAGTtcctccctctcacctctctccgctctcccctctcccctctcccctctcccctctcccctctcccttctcccctctcccctcccctcttttccttctcccctctaaactcccctctctcccctgtcccctgtcccctctcctctctctcccctctcccctctctcccctctctcctctctcccctctcccctctcccctccccttttttccttctcccctctaacctcccctctctcccctctcccctctccctcctctcccctctctcccctctcccctctctcccctctcccctctcctctcccctcttttccttctcccctctaacctcccctctctcccctctcccctctccctcctctcccctctctcccctctcccctctctcccctctcccctctcctctcccctcttttccttctcccctctaacttcccctctctcccctctcccctctcccctctcccctctaacGTCCTGCCACTtggctcttcttccttttcccttcaacTATTGTAGGCAATGCTGCTCAGGCCGGGAGCTGGTGGATGGGATCTTGGCCCTGGGGCTTGGGGTCCATTCAAGAAACCAAGCTGTGGGGATATGCCAGGTCCTGCTAGATGAAGGTGCCCTCTGCCATGGTGAGCCTGGGCCCAGGGCAGGGCCCCTGGGGCTGGGCAGTCCTGGGGAGCAGGTGTCAGGGGGTAAGGAGGGGTGGATGTTGCAGTGGGGCCTCATACCCACATGGCCTCAATTTCCTCTCCTCCCACATGCCTGGGCCTCTTCCCCCTACCCCTCACCCAGTGAAACACGACTGGACTTTCCAGGACCGAGATACCCAATTCTACCGTTTCCTGGGGCCAGAGCCGGAACCTGCAGGAGTCCATGAGCTGGAGGAGGAATTGGTTGAGGCCATGGCCCTGCTCTCCCAGAGGGGGCCCGATGCCCTGCTCACTGTGGCACTTCGAAAGCCGTGAGTCGGCACTTTGCACCCTACACCCTACAACTCTAGGTCTCACCCGGCTCCCAGACTCCATGGCTCTGTCTCCCAGGGGATCCGTTCTCGCTGAgggaaagggccctggctggatcaGAGGCCTGGGCTCTGGTCTGCGCTCTGCCTCAGACTCACTGTATGGCTCCTTTCCCCACTGAGGGTGTGGCCACCTGGCCTCTGAAGACCCCGCCCACTCTGAGGGGCAGCAGTGGCTAAGAGAACGTGGCCTTTGGAGTCCTCAggcagatctgggttcaaattccagtttTGCTGGCTACTAGATGGGTAGCTGTGGGCCTTTTGTACCAGCTTTCTCTTCTGTCAAAGGAGAATAAGAATACCTCTGTCGTGTGGTTGTCGTGAGGATGGACAGAAACGATGCGTGTGCAGTGCGAGGTctggtgcctagcacatagtgtGCACATGGGAGTGGCTGGTCTGTTAGTGATAACAACCCTTCCCAAGGCACCGGTTGGCCCAGGCCTGTGCTTGGTGGGTAGGTGGGCCCCCCCGGCCTCAGGCCCAGAATTTCCCCCTTGCTTCCTGGCACCCCTTGCCCACAGCCCGGGGCAGCGCACAGACGAGGAGCTGGAGCTCATTTTCGAGGAGCTGCTGCACATCAAGGCCGTGGCCCACCTCTCCAACTCGGTCAGTCCGCAGGGCCCCCTCTCTTCCCTGGGAGCCTGTCTCCTCGTCTACCCCGAGGGGCACCAGCTGCTGGGCTAGAAAacacctccctccctttctccttatgGCTTGGAAATTTCCATCTAATTTCCTGCTCCCAGCGTCCTTGTCTGAAAATCCTCCTGCTCCTTTAGCCCATTGCCTCCCCTGGCTTTGTCTCCTGCCAAAGGGCAGGCCCTCTGAGACAGCCACATCTTAGCCCCTGGAGCACTCATGTCTTTGAACCTTACCTCCTCACTCCTAGCCTGGCCCTCTGCCGCGGGGCTTGCCTGCTGAGCCCCGTCTCCCTGCCCCGCAGGTGAAACGGGAGTTAGCCGCAGTTCTGCTGTTTGAGCCGCACAGCAAGGCCGGGACTGTGTGTAAGTCAGACAGTGGACGGGAAGCTGGGCACCGGGGACCGGGGCATGCACGCAGGGCACAGAGGAGTGGTGGGTGCTGGGGGTGTGCTGACCTGTGCTCCTCTCAGTGTTCAGCCAGGGGGACAAGGGCACCTCGTGGTACATCATCTGGAAGGGCTCTGTCAATGTGGTGACCTTTGGCAAGGTGAGTCCTCCCTGTTTCCCGGCTCCCTGTTCCCTGCCCTCTGTGCCCTTTGGTGGCCCCAAGGCTGCTGACCTCCCAGGTCTCCTGCCTCGGGGCTTCTCCCCGCTGCGGTCTGTTCCATGAGGGCTGGGGGTCAGCGGTTGGGCTGTGTGACTAAGGCCTGGCTGCAGGGGCTGGTGACCACACTGCACGAGGGAGATGACTTCGGACAGCTGGCTCTGGTGAATGATGCACCCCGGGCAGCCACCATCATCCTGCGAGAAGACAACTGTCACTTTCTCCGAGTAGACAAGCAGGACTTCAACCGGATCATCAAGGTACTGCTCCGCAGGTTGGGAGGCAGGGGCCTTGGCAAGGGCCGTTCCTGGAGAGCTGTGGGGCGAGAGGAGGGGCCGGAGAGAGCTTGTGaagagcagggagggagaggacaTGCACGGAGCAGCTCGGGGATGGTGGCTGGAGGTGGGAGCACAGCCCTGCGTGTGTGAGGCAGCCCACAGCGTGCTGGCGGGTTCCAGTGAGTCCCGTGCACTCCGCGCTGTGTGGGAggccatgggggaggggggtcacCGAGGGTGGGGCACTGGGATCCATGGAGGGAGGCCCGGAGGGATGGAGCAGAGGAGGGCTGGGGCTGTGTGATCAGTAGGGGCGAGAGTGAGGGGCAGCTTCAGGCTCTGGGTATTAAACAGGGTGGGAGAGTGGCTGAGGGTCCTCTGGGGCTCAGGGTCTAGGATGGGGGAGGCGGAGGAAGAGGCCCTAGAAATGGGAGCAGTGGTCGTGGTGGGTGCTGAGCACTGCGTGTGGCTTGTTCTCCAGGATGTGGAAGCAAAGACCATGAGGCTGGAAGAACATGGCAAAGTGGTGCTGGTGCTGGAGAGAACCTCTCAGGGCGCTGGCTCGACTTGCCCCCCTACCCCAGGCAGGAACCGGTAACACACGCACCAAGCTCCCTCTgtgccttttctccttccttttcccaggGTTTACTCCCTTCCTCCACGTCACAGCCCTGCCCGCTGGTCGCCTGGGGGTGGAGAGACATCCAGAGACTGAGATGCACTCCCTGgccagccaccccccaccccaaggtgGGGCCGGGCAGGCAAACAGAAAGGAGTGATATGGCTCCTACTGACGTctgcctggctgtgggagggggtggCGGCACGAGGACACGGATTGGTCGTTTCTGCTAGGTACACAGTGATGTCCGGCACCCCGGAGAAGATCTTAGAACTGCTGTTGGAGGCCATGAGGCCTGATTCCAGTGCTCACGACCCAACAGGTAGGGGCAGGAGACACCTGCCAGCTCTCTGACTCATCCAGTGGTCAACTCAGCCCGGGAGAGGGCCAAGCACCTGCATCTGACCTTATTGGGTGCTAGATTGGTTTGTGGGGCCAGTCAGTAGAAAGGCCTCATCCCTGTGTTCTTTGCTTGGGTAGGGAGTGCAGCCACATGGCCCCCTGACCACGGTGGGATTAGGGGGTGGACACTCCAGTTGTGCATGTACCTGTGTTCCGTGGGCTTGACCTCTGAagccccacctcccacctgtctcccccccccacctgccctgCAGAGACATTCCTCAGCGACTTCCTCCTGACCCACAGAGTCTTCATGCCCAGCGCCCAGCTCTGCGCTGCCCTCCTGCACCAATATCCTTCCAGCCCCAGGGTGACTAGGATGGTGTGCTGAGTGGGGAGAAGGAGCTGCTCATAGCACTCCTGGGCAGAACCCTCCAAAGCACCAGCCTCATGCCAGGCCCAGCTTGTCAGTGGGACCCGGCCATCCTGCCCCTCTTTGCCTGTGGTGTGACGGGTGGCTCAGCTGGATGTTGTGGTTTCCTTGACCGGTGCCCACCTTCCATGCGGAGCCCGCGGGAGGCAGTGAGCAGGAGCGCAGCACCTACATCTGCAACAAGAGACAGCAGATCCTGCGGCTGGTCAGCCAGTGGGTGGCCCTGTATGGCCCCATGCTCCACACTGACCCCGTGGCCAGCAGCTTCCTTCAGGTACCTGGGAGCGAGGCCAGGCTGGACAGGGCTGCCCGGGTGGATGCAGCTACAGCGTCTCAGTGAATCTGGGCTCCTTCCAGAAACTCTCGGACCTGGTGAGCGAGGACACCCGGCTTAGCAACCTGCTGCGGGAGCAGGGGCCAGAGCGGCGGCGACAACACAGGTGATGCTCAGGCTCCACACGAACTTGTCCTATGGATGACAGGCGGTGCCCTGGGCACTAAGAGCACCAACTCTGGACTCAGACACGTGGCGGCTTTAAATCCAGGCGGCACCACTTACAGTGGCGCTGTCCAAAGCACATAGCCTGCACCCCGCTCAGGGCTTCGGGCTCTTGCCTGTAATCTGGGACTGCAGCTGCCTCACTGCCGGATGGAATGAGTGGCAGCGCCTCCGGAGCGCAGGGCAGTGCTTTGTGCACGACGCGCACCTGGCTGGTGCGGCCTGTGGCTGCTCATTTGTCTAGTCCTGCCTGCTTCGATTAGTGGTTCCCGCCAGTCCCCTTGCTGTTCACCCTCACGTCACACGCTCAACCATTCTCTTGCACCACACAGTCACTTGTGTGTCACTGTCCTATCCCGAGTGCACCTGCCGTTCTCACTTCCTCCATTCCGTATGTATTTATTACCGAGCACCATCCGCGCCAGTTCCTGCTGGCCACTCCCGGTAAATTTCCTTGGGTTTAGCTTCCCCTTCCCAGACATTCCCATGGAGACAGCTCCCCTGAGCCAGTGCCTGCTCCACCGGCTCCCCGGCCCGTTTCCCTGTGTACTCTTGTCCCCTCCCTTGCTGGCCTGGGAACGCCACAGGACCCAGGGCCCGGTTCCAGGCCAGCTTTGCCCTCGCCCAGGTCTGAGAACTCTGAGCCTCGGGTGAGGGCGGGGGATCCAGAGCCCGGAGCACTGCCCTGCTCCGCTCTGGAGCCTGGGACGTTCTGTCTGCAGGGGTCACGGGCCGCAGGCTCACCTCCTGTCTCCCTTGCTCCGCAGGTTGGAAAACGGCTGTGGGAGTGCCTCTCCTCAGATAAAGGTGTCTGCTCTGAATCGGCAACTCATCTCTGCCCACCCCAGCtgcttccctctgctccctggggcCTGCACGGAGCCCCTGGCAGAGGGGCTCCCTGTGGAAGGTTCCCCACGTGGGTCTCGCATTGGTGTTCACATGGTGCAGGGGCCAGGTCTCATGGGGACACAGAAGCCTCAGGTCACCCCTTCACCACGCCCCCACCCTGAGAGCCAGTTAGCAGGTCCCACCTGGGGGCGAGACACGATGCCTGAAGGCAGCCTCTGAGGTCCAGCGGCTCCCAGAGCCCAGAGGAAGCGGCCCCTCCTGGGAGTCAGAGGTGGCAGCACCATTCCGGGCAGGGCCCCGGGGGGAGCAGAGGGGGATGGGAAAAGCTGACTGGCGCTGAGGCTTGGTTGAGGAATGGTGGGAAAAGGGACTGGAGAGGTAGGTTGGGACTGACTGCGGGGCGTGCTGCATTGGGAATAGAATCCAAAGGCCTTACCTGGACTTCCCGGTCTCCCATGTCCAGCTGCCTCTCCCGCTtctccccgcccctcctcccTGCTGAAGACACTCATGGGCTCCTTCTCTTCTATAGGTGAAGCTtgttcccacctcagggcctgcAACTTTTTTCTTCTGGCTCCTTGCCTACCTGGATCCTTCTTATCGTTCTGATCTTAACCAAAGTGTTGGGTTCCCAGAGAagccccttcccatctctctatCCAGAGCACCCCTCCACTGGCCACTGTCCTCCAAGGTGTCTACTGTGATTTTCTTCAAAACACTATCACCATGTGgagttgttttatttatctaGCTGCTCATTGGCTGTTGGTGTCTGTCATATCCCCTAGACTGCTGGCTTCACGCATGAGGGCCCCCCTGCCCTCTGTTTCCCCGGGGCTCACAGCGCTGCCCAGCCTGTGGCTGGCGCTCCGGTGTGGAATGGTCCTCATGGGCCAGGCGCTGTGCTAGGAGCCCACAGTGCAGTGGTGGGCTAGGAGAGCTGGCCCTGGCCTTAAGGGGCTTATGGTCAAGCGAGGGACAGAGCTGCTGAACAACCTGGTGCTGTCTAAGGGCCAAGACAGGGGTCTCTGCTGGAGCTAAGAGATACAGGGTGTGAGGGTACAGGCAGGTATGGGGGGGGAGCCCACACATCTGGAGCTCTGGAGGAGGGAGTCCCAGAAGGGGCAGCAGAGaaggctgggaggcaggcaggggccaGAGTAGGCAGGGCTCTGTGCTCATGGTGAGGGGTCTGGTCCTCATCCTCAGAGCAGTGTTAGCATTGGAAGCGTTTGAGCCGGGGGTCGACAAAATTGGATTTGTGTCTTGAATAGGTCAGCTAAGAGCCTGTATTTATCTGGTTGACAGTGGTGGCCTTGAAGCATCCTAACAGCttcaactggccctggccaggcagaTTGGAGGAGGAGGCGGGGAGGCCCCAAGGAATGAGG
The DNA window shown above is from Saccopteryx bilineata isolate mSacBil1 chromosome 2, mSacBil1_pri_phased_curated, whole genome shotgun sequence and carries:
- the RAPGEF3 gene encoding rap guanine nucleotide exchange factor 3 isoform X1, with amino-acid sequence MKVGWPGESRWQVGLTVEDSPALGAPQVGGLPDVVPEGTLLNMVLRRMHLPRSCSYQLLLEHHQRPSRIQGLRWTPLTSSEESLDFSVSLEQASTERVLRAGKQLHRHLLATCPNLIRDRKYHLRLYRQCCSGRELVDGILALGLGVHSRNQAVGICQVLLDEGALCHVKHDWTFQDRDTQFYRFLGPEPEPAGVHELEEELVEAMALLSQRGPDALLTVALRKPPGQRTDEELELIFEELLHIKAVAHLSNSVKRELAAVLLFEPHSKAGTVLFSQGDKGTSWYIIWKGSVNVVTFGKGLVTTLHEGDDFGQLALVNDAPRAATIILREDNCHFLRVDKQDFNRIIKDVEAKTMRLEEHGKVVLVLERTSQGAGSTCPPTPGRNRYTVMSGTPEKILELLLEAMRPDSSAHDPTETFLSDFLLTHRVFMPSAQLCAALLHHFHAEPAGGSEQERSTYICNKRQQILRLVSQWVALYGPMLHTDPVASSFLQKLSDLVSEDTRLSNLLREQGPERRRQHRLENGCGSASPQIKVKLVPTSGPATFFFWLLAYLDPSYRSDLNQSVGFPEKPLPISLSRAPLHWPLSSKARNMPVWLPSQDEPFPSSNCAIRAGDKVSYDICRPDHSVLTLNLPVMASVREVMAALAQEDGWTKGQVLVKVNSAGDAIGLQPDARGVATSLGLNERLFVVNPQEVHELTPHPEQLGPTVGSAEGLDLVSAKDLAGQLTDHDWNLFNSIHQVELIHYVLGPQHLRDVTTANLERFMRRFNELQYWVATELCLCPVPGLRAQLLRKFIKLAAHLKEQKNLNSFFAVMFGLSNSAISRLAHTWERLPHKVRKLYSALERLLDPSWNHRVYRLALTKLSPPIIPFMPLLLKDMTFIHEGNHTLVENLINFEKMRMLARAVRMLRHCRSHSSVPLSPRRSRVSHLHEDSQAARASTCSEQSLSTRSPASTWAYVQQLKVIDNQRELSRLSRELEP
- the RAPGEF3 gene encoding rap guanine nucleotide exchange factor 3 isoform X3; its protein translation is MKVPSAMDRDTQFYRFLGPEPEPAGVHELEEELVEAMALLSQRGPDALLTVALRKPPGQRTDEELELIFEELLHIKAVAHLSNSVKRELAAVLLFEPHSKAGTVLFSQGDKGTSWYIIWKGSVNVVTFGKGLVTTLHEGDDFGQLALVNDAPRAATIILREDNCHFLRVDKQDFNRIIKDVEAKTMRLEEHGKVVLVLERTSQGAGSTCPPTPGRNRYTVMSGTPEKILELLLEAMRPDSSAHDPTETFLSDFLLTHRVFMPSAQLCAALLHHFHAEPAGGSEQERSTYICNKRQQILRLVSQWVALYGPMLHTDPVASSFLQKLSDLVSEDTRLSNLLREQGPERRRQHRLENGCGSASPQIKVKLVPTSGPATFFFWLLAYLDPSYRSDLNQSVGFPEKPLPISLSRAPLHWPLSSKARNMPVWLPSQDEPFPSSNCAIRAGDKVSYDICRPDHSVLTLNLPVMASVREVMAALAQEDGWTKGQVLVKVNSAGDAIGLQPDARGVATSLGLNERLFVVNPQEVHELTPHPEQLGPTVGSAEGLDLVSAKDLAGQLTDHDWNLFNSIHQVELIHYVLGPQHLRDVTTANLERFMRRFNELQYWVATELCLCPVPGLRAQLLRKFIKLAAHLKEQKNLNSFFAVMFGLSNSAISRLAHTWERLPHKVRKLYSALERLLDPSWNHRVYRLALTKLSPPIIPFMPLLLKDMTFIHEGNHTLVENLINFEKMRMLARAVRMLRHCRSHSSVPLSPRRSRVSHLHEDSQAARASTCSEQSLSTRSPASTWAYVQQLKVIDNQRELSRLSRELEP